The proteins below are encoded in one region of Paenibacillus sp. YYML68:
- a CDS encoding GTP-binding protein produces the protein MNDSTVKIPVTVLSGYLGAGKTTVLNQILNNKQGLRVAVIVNDLGEVNVDADLIKDNGGLSRTEEKLVEMSNGCICCTLREDLLREVERLAKEGRFDYILIESTGVGEPIPVAQTFTYIDEEHGIDLTQFCRLDTMVTVVDAYRFWHDFSSGESLLERQQAVGEDDTRDVVDLLISQIEFCDVLLLNKCDMVEEEDLEELEQVLRKLQPRATIVRTTYGKVDPQELLNTGKFDFDEASSSAGWMKELEQEHHTPETEEYGISSFVYERRRPFNTERLTEWMANWPAEVVRAKGTLWLATRPELAQSLSQAGPSIQFGPAGLWAAALPDDQREALLAEEPELLQHWDPVHGDRVTRFVLIGISMDKAALTAQLDHCLLTEEELQLDWKQMKDELPNYSSEQLEQLLASGAV, from the coding sequence GTGAACGATTCAACAGTGAAAATTCCGGTAACCGTGCTGAGTGGCTATTTGGGTGCAGGCAAAACGACGGTACTCAATCAAATACTTAACAATAAACAAGGCTTAAGGGTAGCGGTTATTGTCAACGATCTGGGCGAAGTGAACGTTGACGCCGATCTGATTAAGGATAACGGTGGATTGTCCCGCACCGAAGAGAAGCTGGTTGAGATGTCTAACGGCTGTATCTGCTGTACACTTCGAGAGGACCTGCTGCGCGAGGTAGAGCGTCTTGCGAAGGAGGGGCGTTTCGATTATATCCTGATCGAATCGACGGGTGTAGGTGAGCCGATTCCTGTAGCGCAGACCTTCACGTACATTGATGAGGAGCATGGCATTGATCTGACGCAGTTTTGTCGATTAGATACGATGGTAACGGTGGTGGACGCCTATCGCTTCTGGCACGACTTCTCCAGCGGCGAATCTCTACTGGAGCGTCAGCAGGCAGTAGGTGAGGATGATACCCGCGATGTGGTCGACCTGCTCATCAGCCAGATTGAATTCTGTGATGTGCTGCTGTTGAACAAATGTGACATGGTAGAGGAAGAGGATCTGGAGGAGCTGGAGCAGGTGCTGCGCAAGCTGCAGCCGCGTGCAACGATTGTGCGGACGACCTACGGCAAGGTAGATCCTCAGGAGCTGCTGAATACAGGCAAGTTCGACTTCGATGAGGCTAGCAGCTCCGCAGGATGGATGAAGGAGCTGGAGCAGGAGCATCATACGCCGGAGACTGAGGAGTATGGCATATCCTCGTTCGTGTATGAGCGTCGCCGCCCATTCAATACGGAGCGTCTGACCGAGTGGATGGCGAATTGGCCGGCTGAAGTTGTTCGAGCGAAGGGTACTCTGTGGCTCGCGACACGCCCTGAGCTGGCGCAGAGCTTGAGCCAGGCGGGGCCGTCCATTCAGTTCGGCCCGGCAGGACTGTGGGCCGCGGCGCTGCCCGATGACCAACGGGAGGCACTGCTAGCCGAAGAGCCAGAGCTATTGCAGCACTGGGACCCTGTACATGGGGACCGGGTTACTCGCTTCGTGCTGATCGGCATTAGTATGGATAAGGCTGCACTGACCGCGCAGCTGGACCACTGTCTGTTGACAGAGGAAGAGCTGCAGCTCGATTGGAAGCAGATGAAGGATGAGCTCCCGAATTACTCCTCGGAGCAGCTGGAGCAGCTTCTGGCTTCTGGTGCCGTTTAA
- the tnpB gene encoding IS66 family insertion sequence element accessory protein TnpB (TnpB, as the term is used for proteins encoded by IS66 family insertion elements, is considered an accessory protein, since TnpC, encoded by a neighboring gene, is a DDE family transposase.), translating into MLSISSAHQVYLAAGATDLRKSIDGLAAIVQECFGLNPFSKCLFVFCNRERNKLKLLYWDHNGFWLFYRRLERGTFQWPSSTERTVAISARELRWLLDGLALTQRQAHRAVTADNAW; encoded by the coding sequence ATGCTGAGCATCTCGAGTGCGCATCAGGTCTATCTGGCCGCTGGAGCAACGGATCTTCGAAAATCGATTGACGGACTGGCGGCAATCGTTCAAGAATGCTTTGGCCTGAATCCCTTCTCCAAGTGCCTCTTCGTCTTCTGCAATCGAGAGCGCAACAAGCTCAAACTGCTGTACTGGGACCATAACGGCTTCTGGCTATTTTATCGCCGGTTAGAGCGCGGCACCTTCCAATGGCCGAGCAGCACGGAACGTACGGTTGCGATCTCGGCACGCGAGCTACGCTGGCTGCTGGATGGACTGGCGCTCACACAGCGGCAGGCACACCGGGCCGTTACAGCAGACAACGCCTGGTAA
- the rpmG gene encoding 50S ribosomal protein L33: MRVIVTLACTETGDRNYTTSKNKRNHPNRLELKKYCPRLKRVTLHRETR; the protein is encoded by the coding sequence ATGCGTGTTATCGTTACCTTGGCTTGCACAGAAACAGGCGACCGGAACTACACAACGTCTAAGAACAAGAGGAACCACCCGAATCGGTTGGAGCTGAAGAAGTACTGCCCGCGATTGAAGCGAGTTACTCTGCACCGTGAAACGAGATAA
- a CDS encoding AAA family ATPase, which yields MSKSKTNSRLPRSKGIDMATFYAPKDCARKVRRIVLPPDNRQIIEEFITILSMKEKFEQYDVPIPNKMLMFGPPGTGKTLSAFYLATRLELPLIMVRLDAIIHSHLGETGSNIRKIFDYAKAEPCVLFLDEFDAIARTRETNDEVKEMARAVNTLLQCLDEFECDSTLIAATNLEGELDQAIWRRFDTKMTYSMPNDASRTEFIALLIGEFEQEEAVQLQTTELLKGCSFADIEQIVLKAKRKAIIESRPLCQSHIEEALREYNPQIARESNNRTPQEVMNS from the coding sequence ATGAGCAAAAGCAAAACAAACAGCCGTCTTCCCCGGTCTAAAGGAATCGACATGGCGACCTTTTATGCACCCAAGGATTGCGCAAGAAAAGTAAGGCGGATCGTTCTTCCGCCAGATAACCGACAAATTATCGAAGAGTTTATTACGATTCTAAGCATGAAGGAGAAGTTCGAGCAGTACGATGTTCCGATTCCAAACAAGATGCTTATGTTTGGTCCTCCCGGCACTGGAAAAACGTTATCAGCGTTTTATTTGGCAACGAGGCTAGAGCTTCCACTTATTATGGTCAGGCTGGACGCCATTATCCACAGTCACTTGGGGGAAACGGGCAGCAACATACGCAAAATATTCGATTACGCCAAAGCCGAGCCATGCGTGCTGTTTCTCGATGAGTTCGACGCCATCGCAAGGACGCGCGAGACCAATGATGAAGTGAAGGAAATGGCGAGAGCGGTCAATACGCTCTTGCAATGCTTGGATGAGTTCGAATGCGACAGCACGTTGATTGCGGCCACCAATCTGGAGGGGGAGCTGGATCAAGCGATCTGGCGCCGATTCGATACGAAGATGACGTACAGCATGCCGAACGACGCGAGCAGAACCGAATTCATTGCCTTGTTAATCGGAGAGTTCGAGCAAGAGGAAGCCGTTCAGCTGCAGACAACGGAATTGTTGAAGGGCTGCAGCTTTGCCGATATTGAACAAATTGTGCTGAAGGCCAAGCGCAAAGCGATCATCGAGAGCCGTCCACTATGTCAATCGCACATTGAGGAAGCATTACGTGAGTATAACCCTCAGATTGCTCGCGAGTCCAACAATCGTACGCCTCAGGAGGTCATGAATTCATGA
- a CDS encoding GTP-binding protein encodes MNVALNEIETKIPVTVLSGYLGAGKTTILNHVLHNRVGLKVAVIVNDLSEVNIDADLVRDGGGLSRTDEKLVEMSNGCICCTLRDDLLKEVERLALEKRFDYILIESTGVGEPLPVAQTFTYVDEEQGIDLSKLTRLDCMVTVVDAYHFWQDYNTRETLKDRNQEASEEDTRGVVNLLIDQVEFCDVLIINKCDMVSEAELVNLETALRGLQPRAKIIRTSYGKVDPNEILNTHMFDFDAASHSAGWIKELQKEHHTPETEEYGITSFVYTRKIPFHPERLLERINQWPKEVVRSKGILWIASRNGMAITFSQAGVSMTMAPAGLWVATLTEEERQVYFGEEYIKSPDWDDVWGDRVTKLVLIGVGLDKEQISRSLDQALLTSEEMNSNWKDFHDRLPSF; translated from the coding sequence ATGAATGTAGCGCTTAATGAGATTGAAACGAAAATTCCGGTGACGGTGCTGAGTGGTTATTTGGGTGCGGGAAAAACGACCATCCTGAATCATGTGCTTCATAACCGGGTAGGACTCAAGGTGGCGGTGATCGTTAACGACTTGAGCGAGGTTAACATTGATGCTGATCTCGTTCGCGATGGAGGTGGACTAAGCCGCACGGATGAGAAGCTCGTAGAGATGTCCAACGGCTGCATCTGCTGCACGCTCCGAGACGACTTGCTTAAGGAAGTGGAGCGGCTAGCTCTGGAGAAGCGGTTCGATTACATCTTGATTGAATCGACGGGTGTCGGAGAGCCGTTGCCAGTTGCACAAACCTTCACTTATGTTGACGAGGAGCAAGGGATCGATCTGTCCAAGCTGACTCGGCTCGATTGTATGGTGACGGTGGTAGATGCTTACCATTTCTGGCAAGATTACAACACAAGGGAAACGTTGAAGGATCGGAATCAGGAGGCGAGCGAGGAGGATACGCGGGGCGTCGTCAATCTGCTGATCGATCAGGTGGAGTTCTGTGATGTATTGATTATCAACAAATGCGATATGGTGAGTGAGGCCGAGCTAGTTAACCTTGAGACAGCCTTGCGCGGACTTCAGCCACGAGCGAAGATCATTCGTACTAGCTACGGCAAGGTGGACCCGAACGAAATTTTGAATACGCACATGTTCGATTTCGATGCGGCCAGTCATTCGGCGGGTTGGATTAAAGAGTTACAGAAGGAACACCATACGCCGGAGACGGAGGAGTATGGCATTACGTCGTTCGTTTATACGCGAAAAATACCTTTCCACCCGGAACGATTGCTGGAAAGGATAAATCAATGGCCCAAGGAGGTCGTTCGCTCCAAGGGTATCCTATGGATAGCTTCTCGAAACGGTATGGCCATCACCTTCAGCCAGGCAGGTGTATCCATGACGATGGCGCCAGCAGGGCTGTGGGTCGCCACATTGACCGAAGAGGAACGGCAGGTTTACTTCGGAGAAGAGTATATCAAGTCACCCGATTGGGATGATGTGTGGGGTGATCGCGTGACCAAGCTGGTCTTGATTGGCGTTGGTCTGGATAAGGAGCAGATCAGTCGCAGCCTAGACCAAGCCCTGCTGACATCGGAAGAGATGAACAGCAATTGGAAGGACTTCCATGACAGATTGCCAAGCTTCTAA
- the tnpA gene encoding IS66 family insertion sequence element accessory protein TnpA — protein sequence MTKKELRRQEWIARVSDYEASGQTMKAWCAEQGVTKDQLRYWLRTLNERTSGKSSGNTSNSFIPLTLSDSSNPTSSCIIVHAGAARLEVRSGFDAKLLHDVVSALTVSC from the coding sequence ATGACGAAGAAAGAGCTGAGAAGACAAGAATGGATCGCTCGTGTCTCGGACTATGAAGCGAGCGGACAGACCATGAAAGCATGGTGCGCCGAACAAGGCGTGACCAAGGACCAATTGCGTTATTGGCTTCGTACACTTAACGAACGTACTTCTGGTAAATCCTCTGGCAACACCAGTAATTCCTTCATTCCACTGACCCTATCGGATTCGAGTAATCCAACATCCTCCTGCATCATCGTTCATGCGGGTGCCGCTCGTCTTGAAGTACGATCAGGCTTCGATGCCAAGCTTCTTCATGACGTCGTCAGCGCTCTAACGGTCTCATGCTGA
- the tnpC gene encoding IS66 family transposase has product MTNISVMDKRPDSPTLEELQQQNKKLEEQNVELSAKLKWYEEQFRLAQQKRFGSSSEKTHPDQLELNLFNEAEMLATPAGEEPPMEKVTYERRKSSGKREEDLSNLPVETIVYTLEEGQQLCACCGGSLHEMTTETRSEIAIVPPQVKVMRHVRQVYSCRHCERHELQTPIVTAPMPKPVYPGSLASPSILSHVMCQKYVDSLPLYRQEQAFARLGYSLSRQTMANWMIYGAEKWLMPMYEAMKRYLLSQDALHADETTLQVLREPGKSAESTSYLWLYRTGRGIPPVVLYDYQRTRGGEHPRNFLAGFTGYLHVDGYAGYHKVAKVKLVGCWAHARRKFDEALKGAPPETGTLGSVAGQGLAYCNQLFAIERELAEASPEERHEERQKRSAPVLEAYKAWLKQQRSRTLPKSLTGQAIAYSLNQWEKLTAFMENGRLEIDNNRSERSIKPFVIGRKNWLFANTPRGAKASAVIYSMIETAKENGLHPYNYLKYLFEQLPQLPDPLDEPALDSFMPWSGSLPAECRMNKK; this is encoded by the coding sequence CTGACGAATATATCCGTTATGGATAAGCGACCGGATTCCCCAACTCTCGAAGAACTCCAACAACAAAATAAGAAGCTGGAAGAACAGAACGTAGAACTATCGGCCAAGCTCAAATGGTACGAGGAGCAATTCCGTCTGGCTCAGCAGAAACGTTTCGGCTCTTCCAGCGAGAAGACGCATCCGGATCAACTCGAGCTGAACCTGTTCAACGAAGCGGAAATGCTGGCAACACCAGCTGGTGAAGAACCGCCAATGGAGAAGGTGACGTATGAGCGCCGGAAGTCTTCCGGCAAGCGTGAGGAAGATCTGTCCAACCTGCCCGTGGAGACTATTGTCTATACACTGGAAGAAGGTCAGCAGCTCTGCGCATGCTGCGGCGGTTCGCTGCACGAGATGACGACCGAGACGCGCAGCGAGATTGCCATTGTACCGCCACAGGTCAAGGTGATGCGTCATGTGCGTCAGGTCTACTCCTGCCGTCACTGTGAGCGCCATGAGCTGCAGACGCCAATCGTCACCGCGCCCATGCCGAAGCCGGTCTATCCCGGCAGCTTGGCTTCGCCGTCCATCCTATCTCATGTCATGTGTCAGAAGTACGTGGACAGTTTGCCGCTGTATCGACAGGAGCAAGCTTTTGCCCGGCTGGGCTATTCGCTCTCCCGGCAGACGATGGCGAACTGGATGATCTACGGAGCTGAGAAGTGGCTCATGCCGATGTATGAAGCGATGAAGCGTTATCTGCTTAGTCAGGATGCGCTGCATGCGGATGAAACGACCCTTCAGGTGCTGCGGGAGCCGGGCAAATCGGCAGAATCCACCTCGTATCTGTGGCTGTATCGCACAGGCCGCGGGATACCGCCGGTTGTGCTGTATGACTACCAGCGGACGCGGGGCGGCGAGCATCCTCGGAATTTCCTGGCTGGATTTACAGGCTATCTGCATGTGGACGGCTACGCCGGATACCACAAGGTCGCGAAGGTCAAGCTCGTCGGCTGCTGGGCGCATGCGCGTCGCAAGTTCGATGAAGCATTGAAGGGAGCTCCCCCAGAGACGGGAACGCTCGGCAGTGTCGCGGGACAAGGATTGGCTTATTGCAATCAGTTGTTTGCAATCGAGCGCGAGCTTGCGGAGGCTTCACCGGAAGAGCGGCATGAAGAGCGGCAGAAGCGCAGTGCTCCCGTATTGGAAGCCTACAAAGCTTGGCTCAAGCAACAGCGTTCTCGGACATTGCCGAAGAGCTTGACCGGTCAGGCGATTGCCTACAGCTTGAACCAGTGGGAGAAGTTGACGGCCTTCATGGAAAATGGACGGCTGGAGATCGACAACAACCGAAGTGAACGCTCCATTAAACCGTTTGTGATCGGCCGGAAGAACTGGCTGTTCGCGAACACGCCGCGAGGAGCGAAGGCGAGCGCTGTCATCTATAGCATGATTGAGACAGCCAAGGAAAACGGACTGCATCCGTACAACTACTTGAAGTATCTATTCGAGCAGTTGCCTCAGTTGCCTGATCCGCTTGATGAACCAGCACTCGATTCATTCATGCCATGGTCGGGATCGCTCCCGGCTGAATGTCGTATGAATAAGAAGTAA
- a CDS encoding hemolysin family protein, which produces MLTEILILLVLIVLNAFFAASEIALISLNDNKIKAMAEEGHKKAKLLQNLLSEPSRFLATIQIGITLAGFLASAFAAESFAGRLAQFLHSANVPLPIATLELISVILITLLLSYFTLVLGELVPKRLALQKAEPIAMFAATPLTLLSKISSPFVKLLTFSMNALVRLAGVDPNEKKDEVTEEEIRMMVEVGNENGAIQETERLMINNIFDFDNKTVSDIMTHRSNVVGIPVNISLNEVIRLINIEKYTRLPVYEGSIDTVVGILHVKDLLDYIEHGGESELEVRNISRPPYFVPTSKKIDLLFKELQKNKVHMAIAIDEYGGTAGIVTIEDVLEEIVGNIFDEHDEDDKEIEKLDANTYMVSGIVNLRDLRNQLHISFPYEEYDTLNGFLIGQLGRIPLRGEHPVIEYEGVVFRVEEVDERRITKVKIGITEEPVEV; this is translated from the coding sequence TTGCTAACTGAAATTTTGATTTTACTTGTACTTATAGTGCTGAATGCTTTTTTCGCCGCTTCGGAAATCGCTCTTATTTCGTTGAATGATAACAAAATTAAAGCAATGGCTGAAGAAGGGCATAAAAAAGCGAAGTTATTGCAAAATCTTCTGAGCGAACCGAGCCGGTTCCTAGCCACCATTCAAATCGGAATTACATTGGCAGGATTTTTGGCGAGTGCGTTTGCGGCGGAAAGCTTCGCGGGAAGGCTGGCGCAATTTTTACACTCCGCCAATGTCCCGTTACCGATTGCAACGTTAGAATTAATTTCCGTTATTCTTATAACGCTATTATTATCTTATTTCACGCTTGTGCTAGGTGAGCTTGTTCCGAAACGACTAGCCCTGCAAAAAGCCGAGCCGATTGCCATGTTTGCAGCGACGCCATTAACTTTGTTGTCCAAAATTTCTTCTCCTTTCGTTAAGCTGTTAACTTTTTCTATGAACGCGCTCGTTCGATTAGCAGGCGTTGATCCTAATGAAAAAAAGGACGAAGTAACAGAAGAAGAAATTCGAATGATGGTTGAAGTTGGTAACGAAAACGGAGCTATTCAAGAAACCGAACGATTAATGATCAACAACATCTTTGATTTCGACAATAAAACGGTCAGTGATATTATGACACACCGAAGCAACGTTGTTGGTATTCCAGTAAATATATCTCTGAATGAAGTTATTAGGCTAATCAATATCGAGAAATATACAAGGCTGCCTGTGTATGAAGGAAGTATAGATACAGTAGTGGGCATTCTTCATGTTAAAGATTTGCTGGACTATATTGAACATGGTGGAGAATCAGAATTAGAGGTTCGAAACATATCGCGACCTCCTTATTTTGTCCCGACCTCCAAAAAAATTGATCTGCTGTTCAAGGAGCTGCAAAAAAATAAAGTTCATATGGCGATCGCCATTGACGAGTACGGTGGAACTGCAGGAATTGTTACCATCGAGGATGTACTTGAAGAAATTGTAGGTAACATATTCGACGAACACGATGAGGATGACAAAGAAATTGAAAAGCTGGACGCTAACACCTATATGGTGAGCGGAATCGTAAACCTTCGTGACCTCCGTAATCAACTCCATATTAGCTTTCCCTATGAGGAGTACGATACATTAAACGGATTCTTAATTGGTCAGCTTGGGAGAATACCATTACGAGGTGAACACCCGGTGATTGAATATGAGGGTGTGGTCTTCAGAGTGGAAGAGGTAGATGAACGTAGAATTACTAAGGTGAAGATTGGGATAACAGAAGAGCCTGTTGAAGTCTAA
- a CDS encoding molybdenum cofactor biosynthesis protein B, which produces MSSVEEHRRQAPASVRCMIITVSDTRTAETDVSGSLIMELLSQAGGFEVVDYRIVRDEYASIQRLIREAAGGDTVEAVLINGGTGIAKRDTTHEAVRDVLDKEMPGFGEIFRYLSFVEDIGAAAILSRAVAGVCNDTAIFSMPGSSGAVKLAMNRIVIPELKHVMREIYKDLT; this is translated from the coding sequence ATGTCATCGGTTGAAGAGCATCGACGTCAAGCCCCTGCCTCCGTTCGCTGTATGATTATCACTGTATCGGATACGAGAACAGCTGAGACCGACGTTAGCGGAAGCTTGATCATGGAGCTGCTGAGTCAGGCAGGAGGCTTTGAGGTTGTGGATTACCGTATTGTGAGAGATGAATATGCATCGATACAAAGGTTGATTCGAGAAGCTGCAGGCGGCGATACGGTCGAGGCCGTTCTGATCAATGGCGGTACCGGAATCGCCAAACGAGATACGACGCATGAAGCTGTTCGGGATGTGCTCGATAAGGAAATGCCGGGCTTCGGAGAAATTTTCCGTTATCTCAGCTTTGTGGAGGACATTGGCGCTGCAGCCATTCTGAGTCGCGCTGTAGCTGGAGTATGCAACGATACAGCGATCTTCTCGATGCCCGGCTCTTCGGGGGCTGTCAAGCTTGCCATGAACCGGATCGTGATTCCTGAGCTGAAGCATGTGATGCGGGAAATTTACAAGGACCTTACGTAG